The DNA segment TTGTAGTTCTTAACCACACCACTTGCATTACCCGATTGTCTTAACTGTAAATACCCACTTTTGGAGCTATAGGCCATCACTGAGATATTTTCAACTAAAATACTCCAATCAGTACAAGCATCATAAACCAAACCAGTATTAAAATCAAGAAAATACTCACCATCAGCACCCCGAGGGTTCAATTTAATACCTGAATAATAATTAACAGTAGGTACCACCACTTCGAAAGATTCACTCAACATCTCTTCTTGCGTACCCCCAAAATAACTCGCTTTAACAGTCACCTCACTAGCGCTTACTGAAAACAAATCTTCACCCAATATTACCACAAGTTCAGTTCCATCATCATTCACCGTAAATGAAGCCGACTGACCATTAAATAACATTTCATCAATCAAGGTTAAATTTTCACCCTCAAACACTATTTCACTACCTGTAACTCCCTGATTAGGAATCACACTAAAAGATGGCAAAATACGATACAAAGATATTTTTCCTATTGACTGAACCTGTTCAAGAATTCCATTATTGTTGTATGAAAGAGACACATTTGCAGGTTCTTCATCCTCTTCAAAAAATGGGACCTCTACCAGGAAAAAATCATCAGTTTTTTCGACAATATTTGCCTTTGAAGATCCAAAATACACATCATAAACAACCTCCAAATTATCTCCTTCTATTTTAAACACACTGTTTGGAAGTACCTGTTGATCTGTAAAATCAGCAATAGTAGGCACAGCATATACCACTGTAAATTCACTTGCAGAGCTTACTGACCCCACTGTATTACTGACTGTAATATAACCAGAGACAGAACCTTTTTCAAGTTTTGCCACCACCTCGTTATTACTGATTCGATATTTAATTGTAGCAAGACTATCACCAAAATAGATCATATTCGCACTACCCAAGTGATCCCCTTTAATCGTAATTTCATCCCCATAAGAACCAGAAGTAGGCTCAAAACTCTCTATTACGGGATTCGCCTCTTCAATTGCATCATATACTAATTCCTCATCACACCCGTAGTTAAATGCGATCAATAGCGTCAATATCAATAAACTAACATTTTTCATAGTTTCCATTTTTTGCACATTAATAACCTGGATTTTGCGTTGCATTAGTAGCTACAGTAATTACACTGTTAGGTATAGGCAGTAAAAATTGCCATTCCTGTAGCGTTCTTCCATCCTCGCTTAAATAACTCATATCACTGGCCACACCAGCATAATATAATTCAGAATCCACAGCTCCTTCTTCAGATATAGTATTTATAATGATTTCATCATTAAAATGAGCTTCCATCACCGCAGTCAATCTATTGGTTCTCAATAGGTCATAAAAACGGTGGTTTTCAAAGGCAAACTCCAACCTTCTTTCCTTTTCAATGGCTAATTTCATATCCCATTGAGTAGGCACATCTAACACTTCAATAGAATCAAGATCCACCCTATTTCTCACTTCATTTACATATGGCAAGGCATCCGCAACACTTGAAGTTTCGTTTTCTATTTCAGCCAACATCAACAAAACATCGGCATAACGAAGAACAATCCAATCATTTTCAGCATCTAATTCATTTTCAAATTCAGATAAGTATTTACTAACAAAAGGAACGAAGTTCTCGTTACCACTATCATCCACCCAACGATCATACATTACTACATCCTTACGAATCACATCACCTTCTGCATCATAAGCTTCAATCAGGTCATTAGATGGCGTATTGTAACTATAAGACCTTCCTGACACCAAACTACCATCACGCGGCGCAAAATAATTTGCAAAAGGAGAACCTTGACCATACCCTCCTGACAAATAACGAATTGCAAATATAATCTCTTCATTCATCTCATTATTCACATCAAACACATCCTCATATTCTCCAAGCAATGCATATCCACTATTATCTTTTACATCCGTCAATAAAGTTTTCGCACTAGAATATTCTTCTAATGTTAAATAAACTTTAGCTAACAAGGTTTTTGCAGCCCAGGATGTAGCACGTCCCAAATCGGCATCATCATACGAATCAGGAAGTAAACCTGTAGATCCAGATTCTCCACCTGCCATCACCAAGTCACTTTTGATAACCTCGTAGACATCCTGAACAGAGCTTCTTGAGAGATTATTTCCTTCATCAATACTGAGTCTTTCTGTAACTAAAAAAACAGGACCATACAAACGAACTAAATTAAAATAGATATAAGCCCTGATAAATCGCACTTCTCCTTCCAATTGATTCTTTAAATTAGCATCAGAAACAACACCTATATTTTCAAGCACTACATTACAATTATTGATCGCCTTATAAGCAGCCTCCCAATATGCTTGATTTTCGGCATGTGTTGTTTCTACCGTAAAATTATCCAGCTGTCTCAAACGAACATTTACAGCATCTCCCGTATTTTTAATATACAAACGCGCATTATCTGAACGCACCTCTGTCAAACGCCATTCTTCATTTGACAGACTTCTCAAACTGCTATAACAAGCAATCGTAGCCATTTCAAGTTCCTCATCGTTACTATAGAAGCTTCCTTCCCCCAACTGATCAATAGGATCCATATCTAAATAATCTTCACAAGAAGAGAATACCCAAATAGCCAATAGCATTAAAGCAAAATTTATATATTTTTTCATCATCTATTTGATTTTGATTATATCATTAAAAACTAATATCAATACCTGCACTATATACCCTTTGAATCGGGAATGCACCTCGTTGATAACCATCAACCAATGGGCTTGCATAATTACTGCCTGATGTTTTGCGCGCCTCAGGATTGATACCTCTATAATCATCCGACCACCAATACAAAAGATTTTGTCCACTCAAATAGAACCTCACATTCGAAACTCTTATTTTTCGCGCTAAATCTTTAGACAAACTATAACCAACAGTAAGATCACGCAAAGCTAAATAGCTAGCATCCTCAACAGCATAATCAGTTTGAACTTGTGTGATCCCATTTCTTTCATAAGGTGTTTTTCCATCACCAATATTATTTTCATCAATCCAGCGATTTTGGTTAAAGTTTTTATTATACCGTACTGTTTCCGCATAATACACATCCCCGTTTACAACCTCTGCCCCAACTACACCTTGCAAAAGAAAAGAAAGGTCAAAATCTTTATATGTGAAATTATTCGTTACACCAAAAGTAAAATCTGGCAAAGGATTACCAATTGCAGTATAATCACCAGCATCAATCGCACCACTATTATCCACATCAACGGCTCTTAATCCACCGGCTGCATCATTGATATGCGAAGGATTATTAGCAATTTCATCTTCTGATATCCATACTCCTTGTGTTTTAAAACCATAGAATTGCACCAATGGTTCTCCAACCCTTGTAAGGTACATCTCACCTCTTTCACCAGTAGTAATTTGTTGACTTTCACCTCCCAGGTCAAGCACTTTATTTCGGTTCATAGAATAGTTAAAAGTCGTACTCCATGAAAACAAACTACTTTTAAAATTATGAGTTGTCAATACTACTTCAAGGCCTTTATTTCGAACTTTGCCCTCATTACTCCATGCTTCAGTAAAACCAAGAGCCGAGTTAACAGAACGCTCATACAACAAGCTTTTCGTAATGGCATAATAATAATCTAACCCTAAATTAATACGTCCATTTAAGGCTGTCAAATCAATACCATAGTTGAACTCATTGGTTTGTTCCCATTGTAGAGAGGAATTACCAATTACATTGGATGTATTAGAAATACCGGAAACAACCGAACCATTTGAACTTCCTAAAGCATAACTATTAGACGACAGCATATTTGTATTGGCATAATTTTCAATATCATCCGTACCAGTAACACCATAACTAGCGCGTAATTTCAACTGATCTATCCACGAAATATTACTCTTAAAAAACTCCTCTTCAGAAATACGCCATCCCAAAGAAACGGAAGGAAAATATCCCCAACGATTATCTTCACCAAATTTAGAACTACCATCTCCCCTAAAACTAGCTGACAATAAATACTTATCAGCATAGGAATAAGAAAAACGAGAGAATAACGATACCAATCCTTCTTCTTCCTCCCAAGTACCTGTAGCCAATTCATCATCATCATACTGCAATATAGATCCTGCAGCATTAAGTGTTTGTATATAATCCGTAGCAAAGTTATTTCCGTATATACCGGCTGTTTTTGTATTTCTCTTTTGAATAGAGAAACCTAGTAAGGCATCAAAACTATGAATTCCGGATTTTTTATTATAAGTCAGAATATTTTCTGACAACAGGTCTGTGAATAATTGATTCTCATACAAACTACTATTGGGAGATGAAGCGGTCTTGGAATTTACATTTTCGTAAGTATCTTCTTGAGTATACACCAAATTAAAACCATTTGTTGTTTTAAAAGCTAGCCCTTTAGCCAATTTTAGTTTTAAAAACAAAGAACTCTGCATCCTGTAATCATTCCTAGAGTAAAATTGATTATTCATAACCGACAGTGGATTGTTATTGGAAGTACTATAAGGGGAAGCCGTCACTGTCCTTTCCAATCCGGTTTGTGGATCAATTCCTGTATATGTTTTATTACTGTAGTGATATCCATGAGAATAGCTTCCTATTTCCTGACCTGTAAGTGCTGCCGTATATTCGTTATGATACACAGGCAAAAAACGAGGAGTACGTACAAAATCAGTAAATGGGTTGGTTGGCTTGCTTCTTTTTGTATAACTTGGAGCCATAGAAACACCAATCTTTACAGCATCCGATAATTCTGCTTCAATTTTAGAACGAACATTAAAACGATCATATTTATTCTGAAGCATAATACCTTCATCTCCTAAATAGGAAGATGAAATATAATATTTCAATCCTTTATTTCCTCCTGACACATTAAATTGCATATTAAATACACCTGCCAATCTCAGGGCTTCTTCTTGCCAGTTGGTATCTTCAGTCTCTAATACAGCCATGGCTAAATACATATCACCCAAAGTCGTTCCTGAAAGATTAGCTTCATTCACCTTCATATCAATAAATTCATCCCTGCTCATCATAGGATGTAACTCATAATAATCTTTCACTCCATAAGATGCACGAACATTATATGTTGGTTTGCCTTCATTTCCATTTTTAGTAGTAATGATTATAACCCCATTGGCAGCACGAGAACCGTAGATAGCGGCAGAGGCCGCATCTTTCAACACTTCCATTGATTCGATATCAGCAACATCGACCAAACTAAGACCATCCGAAACAGGAAAACCATCCACAATAATCAATGGCTGCCCGTTTGCACTGATAGAGCCATTACCCCGAACTGTAATATTGGGAGACTCTCCAACTTGGGACGTCGTATTTTGAATTTGCACCCCTGCCACACGACCTTGTAGCAATTGATCAGCTCTTCCGCCTGGTATGTCTTCCAATCCAGCAGTCTCTAATTTGGCAATTGCTCCTGTAAGGTGCGACTTCTTCATTGCACCATACCCTACAACTACAACTTCGCCCAAATCAGCCATATCTGCTTTCATAACAACATTTATATTCGCCTGATCTCCAAGTAACGTTTCCTGAGTCACATACCCTATAAAAGAAAAAACAAGTGTCGCTTTTTCCCCTCTAGTTGTTAATGAAAATTTACCGTTAATATCAGTAATTGTTCCGTTTGTGGTTCCTTTTTCAACCACGTTCACTCCTACAAGAGGAGATCCATCGTCCGCATCAGTCACTAAACCTGTAAATGTTTGTCCAAATACATGAGTAAACAACCCGGCACATAAAAATAATGTAAATAGGATTTTCCTTTTCATTAGATTATAATTTTTTCCAAGAATTCATAAGTTTCCCACAAATAAATCCCTAGAATTATAACAATTAGATTTTTTATTTAGCTTTGTAGATACAATACACCCCTGGTACAAGCTCATAATATTGTCGAGATGAATGAGTTTGTCAATGATTTTAAGGGACTTGTATTGCTACTCGTTAATTAGTGCGTTTCGACGCACTAATTTTTTTTAACTTGAATCAACTCTCATGATATTCATACATTTTAAATTATACTTTAGATAGTTTATAGTTTATTTTTTACTGAATTCTAATACATCATGCAAGTGATCAATCATATGTTTTTCAGCCAAATCCCCATCTCCATCTATAATCGCCTGCAAAATTCCTTCATGCTGCATAACGCGCTTTGCTTTGCGTTCCTTATCACATACTTTCTCTGCAATATAGATTTTCAGAATATCAGGTAAAATAATCAAAAGCATCGTTTTAATCACCGAATTATGACTGGCTTCCGCAACACGCAAATGAAATATAAAATCTTCATTTTCAGCAGGCAAGCCCCTATCTACCCTCACATTATATTTATCTAACGCTTCCTGTATAGCTGCAATATCTTCATCTGTTCTTCGAACAGCAGCCTGTTGCACTGCAAATTTCTCCATCATTACACGTGTTTCCACCAACGAAAAGAAATCTGGCTTTTCAATTTTCATGATATTAGAAAGCAAACCCTCCATGGCTGCTATATCCACACCATTTACCACCACCCCACTTTGTGGCAAAGTATTTAAGATGCCTACAAATTCCAGTTTTTTTATGGCATCGCGAATATAAGTTCTCCCAACACCTAATTTTTCAGACAACTTTCGTTCTGACGGCAACTTATCTCCCGGTCTGAGATACCCTGTTATGATCAACTCTCTAATTTGTCTGATAATTTTATCAACCGGAGTCTCTACTTCTATCGCTTTAAAGTTCTCTAATAGCTCCATAATTCAATATTTTTCGCTTATTTTTTTTGATTTCCCAATAATTGGTCAACCAAAAGTAATCCTTTTTCCCCTACCTTAAAACTTTGTTATACCATACTACTTTATAATTCTAGACTACACAGGTTTTTCTTTAAAACATTCCATTATTAATCAACAATTTATAAGACTGATAATATTGTTTCTTAGAAACGAACCTGGCCAACAAGATCTTATTTCTATCCTCTATACCTATGTGGGTTGTTAGATTAGTGATTTTTCCACTATTAACTATCCTACCCGAAACATCATACAAGCTATAATTAATCGGAAGAAACGATGCCTCATTTACGCTAAAACAAATACTTCTTCTATCCACTACCCACTTCACCATATCTTTCATTTGATACGCTTTATTAAATATTCCCAACACAGGTTCTTCCTGATAGGCATAAGGACCAACCTCATTTTTTTCCAATGGAGATATTAATATTTCTGATTCCATATATTCGTCACACCCTATATCCTTTTTCTCACTTCTACTTTGGCCATCAATATCTTCAGTCAATAATGGAAACTCTCCTTGAGCAGCATCAATCAACGGACTAGAGGAAGCAGGACGCCACATACCCTCCGTATACTCCAGATGAGGATCTGCCAATAAAAATCCATCACTCAGTTCCTCTTCTTCTTCATCTGCATTAACCACATTACCCAACCAAGTGATTTGCGCTGAAGCATCCTCAATAACTACATGATTGCTTCCACTGGTTTTATCAATCACATTATTCGCAAAGGTACAATTCACAGGAGCCAAACTCTTTTCTGCATCTTTACCTGCACCCACCATCAAAGGCATTTTACAACCAACTATCGTATTAAAAATCACCACGGCATCCTGCACTTGGAAGTATCTATTCAACGGAGAATCTGGCACTCCATTCATCAAACATATGGCAGATCTGTAATCATCCCCTTTAAGTCCTTCAAAATAATTATTATAAACCTGATGCCTCTCTCCAATAATTCTCACGCCACCCGAAGATTTCTCATTTCCAAAAAAGAAGTTGCCATACACTAAACAATCATTGCCATGGCGAAGGGTCAAACAACCTGCACAATCCCTGAAAGTATTATATCGATAGGTGTTAAAACATGATTTATTGGAAATAATTTCAATCTCGCCATCACATTCCTCAAACAGATTAAACTCTACCATAGCGCGCGACTCTTTCATACTATTGCTACTCGTTCCAATTCTAATGGTTTCGCCACCATTGTATCCCAAATCGGGTCGTGACCCAAAATAATTATGGTCTATCTGTGTATAATTGGGCGTATCATTCAACCATACTACCAGTGTTGTTCCTGAATGTTCTTTTCCTGAAAACGAACAATGGTCCACTCTATTATACGCCCCATACACCGACACCCACTTATAATCCATATCCTTGTCTGTTGGATTATAAGATACAATGGTACAGTTAGTCAACCTAGAATGACTTGCCAATTCAGACGAACCATTTCGAAACTCAACAACAGCCCCCGAAGAGGAATAACCATTTTCAAAACGCAATCCATTTACCTCGAGGTATTCACCTGCTATCCTTAATGTTGAAGTTCCTGACAACACAACACCATTGCTTTCCTCAACAAGTAAAACAATGGGCTTTCCCTCTTCTCCCATTCCTTCAAATATAATTTCTTGATCTATCCAGGTACCCGAACGCATTATCACAGTATCTCCCGCCAATAAACGCTCCGACAAATCAGCTATTTCGCTAGCCGAAGAAACACTATAGCTTGTCGCATGAACCGACACTCCACACAAAGCTGTGATAGCTATGATGAAGCATAGACCTAATCGAACCATTCTAATATTTACACTTCTAATATCTCTCTTTAAAACTTTCATTTTCATGTTATAAAAAGTCTTTTACTCACTCTATACCTGATGAATTGTAACACAGGAGCAAATTAGACATTGATTTACCACTAATTTGGTAGACCAATTTATATGTATATTTTTAAATTAACAAATATTAAGGATTTTTTTTTTAACTCAACCTAGAGTCAAAATCACTCAAAAACCTCAAAAGCAAGTATACATAACACATACGGGCAATTTTATAACAAATCGAAAAAAACAACTTCCTCAATAGAATATTGGTCGACCAATTAAATCAAAGCATATAAAAATATAAATTTATTGAAATATTAGAGCTTCGTCTTGACGAATTAAAATTGCAATCAAAATTGATAATAGATTTTCCAATGCATTTTCCGGGTACATAGTTCACTCCTAAACCGGTTTATACATGAAGAAGAAACAAGTCCTTCCACACACTTTAAGTCCCTTAAAGTTTAATCTCAAATTTAACACGAACCCCAAAAGATGGAGCATCTTGGATAGATTGTGGAGCCAGACGCCACACACCTTCAATACGAAAAAAACGAAAAACATTTTCCAAGCCGGCACCAACTTCAGCATAAACACCTTGGACAGAGCGAATAGAATTTGGCATAACAACACCGTTCTTTTGCTGCTCACTTAAACTACCCATCATTGTTTTGGCCGACAGTACTTCGCGCAGACCTAGGCGTTTTAATAAGGGCATACGATTAAAAAAGAACCCATTCAGATGATATTCAATATAACTATTAAAATATTGATCATGAACAAACTCCAAATAATTAATCATATTAAAATCGTACCTATAATACCCATAGGTTTCATTTCCCCGAGGTATCTCAAGCATAGTATAGGGGAGTGTACCAAATATTTTTCCCACTTCGAATGCATAATTTAAGAAGGTTTGCCCGAAATATTTTTTGTGCTTAAAAGTTGCATGAACCTTAGCATATCCGTTCTCCTTATTTTCAAAAGAAACATAACCTCCAGATAATGCAACATTCACAATCGGATGATCACTTCCCGTATACAACCTTCTATAACCTTTATCAATATATTTTTCTTTCCATGATAAACGAAAATTGACACCTACCTCGAAGGCAGATATAGAACCGATCTCATTTCCCTGATAAACATAAGGATAATATTCCGGCGAATACTGCTTCATGTAATCAGTCATCAATGTAGTACTCAAACCCGTACGCCATTCATGTTCAAAAGAAAATTTCACACTTTGTTGACGATATAACTCGTCGAACTCATCACGGGCAAAAATGGTAGAAATCAGGTTGGTTTCTGAAGGAGTTAACATGTTTTCATACAAGTATAATATTTTACGATTCTCCCCCATTCTGATATAACTATCATCATAAGATAAGTTTAACACATTTCGTTTTGCAGTTGGTATTTTATACCCAATACCTCCATGGCCTGTCAGCAAATTATTTTTAGTACCATACCCCAATCCGCCGTAAAACATCCAATGCTCACTAATCTCTGAACTAGTTCTACCACCAAAGAAAAAACGCGTACCTTCAATTTTATTAGATTCCAAAAATTCAGTATAAGGCCCCACCTCAAATTTACCCACATCAAAATACCCTGTCATCCCCATCTCTACGACATCATTGGCTAATTTTACACTCGGCAGCTCATTCAAAGAATCAATAACTGCATATTTATCCAGATCATCCCTCGTTAATTTCTGGTGTCTGATATTTGCCCAATAAACAGAATCTCTTTCTTTCGCCCCATTTAAAGCAACTGCCTCATATTTTAAACTACGATCTGACAATTCAATTTCTTTCACTGGATTAATTTGCACCTTACTAAAAGACGTGAATTCCTGAAAGGTCAGTTCCAATCTATCTTTGGTAGTATCACCCCTTACTGGCAAGTAATCGAAAACAGCACTGGTATAACTAGATTTGTAAAATGGAATAGAATCATGCAACAATTGGTAGGCCGCCTTGATTTTAAAATTCTTAATAAAATTTAGTTGATTACCCGCCGAAACATCAGCCTCAATCTTCTGAATAGCAAAACGCTCATCATCTATAAGCATATAGCCTCGAAAAACATTCTCACCTTTTCTTTTGGGATAGAAGGTAACTTTAAAATATTTATCTCCATCTACCCTTACACTATCTTCCAGATAATAACGATAATAGAAACGTCCATTATCTGCAATAGGACTCACAAAGTTCTGTTCGTAGAAGTTAAGGTAATTATCGTAGTAATTAATATTAATATCTAAACCACTGGTATACCCCCCTACCTCCAAGTTATCCAACAGACCAATACCTGAAGTTTTATCGGCCAACACTGTTGATTTCTCCTGCAATGGTTTTCGCTGAAACTCATTATATACTACCTGTTCCGAAAAATAAACAGGCAAGTAAAAAGAGCTATCTTCGGCTTGCTTAAACAAATGCTTATGATTTCGGAAAGCACGCGATTTCATCAAACTCTTTTCCGCATTATTGAGATTATAGTCCCATTTAGTATATTTTTGATAAGCGTATCTATCGTAGCGTTCGGGGTTATTTATTGATTTATTTTTTATGGCATTTTTTAAAATCCACCGCACACGATGATCCGAAGGCAATACCTTCACCTCCTCCAATTCTGTCACAGCCGGAAGAAGCTGAACGTTTAATTCAGACAATACATTTTCAACGCTTATGGTTTTGGTTTCAAATCCAATGGCAGATACGGTAACCGAATCCCCTGAAAAACGAAATGCAAACACTCCAACTGTATCTGTTATGGTACCCTCAGATGTTCCTTTAACAAAGACACTGGCAAAAGGAATGGGCTCCTTTGTATCTGCCGCCATGACACTTCCCTTTAAATAGTGCATTTGGGCATGCATACTCCAGCAAAAAAAACATATAATAATCGAAATAAATAATCGTATCATTGCGTTCAACCTAAAGTAAATTTAAGTAAAGACAATAGGTTGCTCTCATAGTTGTCTTCATAGTGTTATAATTTTTCTGGTTTAGGTGACCACAAAGAAAATACAATTATTCTATTTTATATATTAATTCTTACTAAATGTGTAATTTTTATGGTTCAAACGTCATATAAGGGTATGACAACAAAAGTCCGTTTAAAGCTAAAACTCCAAACGGACTTATTTTCGTCTCCATGCTTCAACCACCATGAAACTATTATCTTTTAAAGGCCACAACAACTCACAAAAAAGAATTTTCCCATATAAAAAAACACTTTATCATGGCTCGTTTCGTCCACTGAACGCTCCAATCAGCTACACCTGTTTGTCGTGCAAAATAAGCATTGGATGTTCAGGATTTAGCACCATCTGCTTTGTAATACTAGGATGAAAAATACGATCAAAGAAACTAACATCACGACGAACCATGGCAATCATCTCAGCTTCATTATCATCCATAAACTTGCTAATACCCTTAGCTACATCTTCTCCTTCAATAAAATTAAAACTTAAATCGATATTTGGAAAGTGTGCAGCCATTTTACTTTCGGCATCCAAGCGATTGACATACTCATCTTCTAGCACGTTCACAAACATAAGTGCCGATCTAAACCTATCAACAATATCACGAACTGGGTTTAACACAGCATCCTTAGCCAAGTCTTTCAGGTCTGTAGCAAACACAATTTTCTCCGGTTTTTTAAACTGTGCACTTTTAGGTACCACCAGAATAGGTGCTTTTATACTTTTAATAACTTCGTAGGCATTTGATCCTAACAAAAAGTTTTCTAAGGCAGACTCACCTTTACACCCCAGCACAATTAGATCCGGATGATGCTGCTGTACATAATGATCCACCATATCAATCAGAGATCCAAAAACGGAAAGAGCCTTTACATCAACCTCGGGGAAAACGCGTTTCAGAAGGGTCACTTCTTGTTTTAAACCCTTCTCGCTTTCGAATGCCATCTCTTCTTTCACCTGCATTACATACGGGCTGCCACTAAATTCTAAATCATAAGCATTTAACAAACTGAAAAGAACTTGATCGTCCTTAAACATCTTTAAGGCATAAAGAGCGGCATTTCGGGCTGTGTTAGAAAAATCAGTCAATAACAATACATTCTTCATAGCCAGAAATTTAACATCTAAAGCAATATTTACACATACCGGCTTCAAGCTACCGTAAGAGAGAAATGTCTGAAAACCAAAGTTTTTCAGCAATAAAACCAAGCACTACCATTTATACGATAAAAACCACACAAAAGGTTACGATTTTTGTTAAGTTTTTGAAAACAAATTTTACCATTAGATACAACATGTGGCTATGAAAGTATACCGTGAGTAAACAAGCCGCTAAGTTCATACACCATCACGAAACAAATATCAATACGTATACCTTTCTAGACACGTTCATAAACGATAATCTTTTTGTCATCAAATATATTATAAC comes from the Saccharicrinis fermentans DSM 9555 = JCM 21142 genome and includes:
- a CDS encoding IPT/TIG domain-containing protein gives rise to the protein MKNVSLLILTLLIAFNYGCDEELVYDAIEEANPVIESFEPTSGSYGDEITIKGDHLGSANMIYFGDSLATIKYRISNNEVVAKLEKGSVSGYITVSNTVGSVSSASEFTVVYAVPTIADFTDQQVLPNSVFKIEGDNLEVVYDVYFGSSKANIVEKTDDFFLVEVPFFEEDEEPANVSLSYNNNGILEQVQSIGKISLYRILPSFSVIPNQGVTGSEIVFEGENLTLIDEMLFNGQSASFTVNDDGTELVVILGEDLFSVSASEVTVKASYFGGTQEEMLSESFEVVVPTVNYYSGIKLNPRGADGEYFLDFNTGLVYDACTDWSILVENISVMAYSSKSGYLQLRQSGNASGVVKNYKCNDSGEKLPGANSVKVSKFGVLDESIEVQKEYIDAVKNKTLTDINADVVADFGANTSDLKIYTSGTDDEDEFVPGDVIIIKQDWNGTIKYGFMEIVETYADAPENIGQASGDGSYIKFNYYFQK
- a CDS encoding RagB/SusD family nutrient uptake outer membrane protein, whose amino-acid sequence is MMKKYINFALMLLAIWVFSSCEDYLDMDPIDQLGEGSFYSNDEELEMATIACYSSLRSLSNEEWRLTEVRSDNARLYIKNTGDAVNVRLRQLDNFTVETTHAENQAYWEAAYKAINNCNVVLENIGVVSDANLKNQLEGEVRFIRAYIYFNLVRLYGPVFLVTERLSIDEGNNLSRSSVQDVYEVIKSDLVMAGGESGSTGLLPDSYDDADLGRATSWAAKTLLAKVYLTLEEYSSAKTLLTDVKDNSGYALLGEYEDVFDVNNEMNEEIIFAIRYLSGGYGQGSPFANYFAPRDGSLVSGRSYSYNTPSNDLIEAYDAEGDVIRKDVVMYDRWVDDSGNENFVPFVSKYLSEFENELDAENDWIVLRYADVLLMLAEIENETSSVADALPYVNEVRNRVDLDSIEVLDVPTQWDMKLAIEKERRLEFAFENHRFYDLLRTNRLTAVMEAHFNDEIIINTISEEGAVDSELYYAGVASDMSYLSEDGRTLQEWQFLLPIPNSVITVATNATQNPGY
- a CDS encoding SusC/RagA family TonB-linked outer membrane protein, with product MKRKILFTLFLCAGLFTHVFGQTFTGLVTDADDGSPLVGVNVVEKGTTNGTITDINGKFSLTTRGEKATLVFSFIGYVTQETLLGDQANINVVMKADMADLGEVVVVGYGAMKKSHLTGAIAKLETAGLEDIPGGRADQLLQGRVAGVQIQNTTSQVGESPNITVRGNGSISANGQPLIIVDGFPVSDGLSLVDVADIESMEVLKDAASAAIYGSRAANGVIIITTKNGNEGKPTYNVRASYGVKDYYELHPMMSRDEFIDMKVNEANLSGTTLGDMYLAMAVLETEDTNWQEEALRLAGVFNMQFNVSGGNKGLKYYISSSYLGDEGIMLQNKYDRFNVRSKIEAELSDAVKIGVSMAPSYTKRSKPTNPFTDFVRTPRFLPVYHNEYTAALTGQEIGSYSHGYHYSNKTYTGIDPQTGLERTVTASPYSTSNNNPLSVMNNQFYSRNDYRMQSSLFLKLKLAKGLAFKTTNGFNLVYTQEDTYENVNSKTASSPNSSLYENQLFTDLLSENILTYNKKSGIHSFDALLGFSIQKRNTKTAGIYGNNFATDYIQTLNAAGSILQYDDDELATGTWEEEEGLVSLFSRFSYSYADKYLLSASFRGDGSSKFGEDNRWGYFPSVSLGWRISEEEFFKSNISWIDQLKLRASYGVTGTDDIENYANTNMLSSNSYALGSSNGSVVSGISNTSNVIGNSSLQWEQTNEFNYGIDLTALNGRINLGLDYYYAITKSLLYERSVNSALGFTEAWSNEGKVRNKGLEVVLTTHNFKSSLFSWSTTFNYSMNRNKVLDLGGESQQITTGERGEMYLTRVGEPLVQFYGFKTQGVWISEDEIANNPSHINDAAGGLRAVDVDNSGAIDAGDYTAIGNPLPDFTFGVTNNFTYKDFDLSFLLQGVVGAEVVNGDVYYAETVRYNKNFNQNRWIDENNIGDGKTPYERNGITQVQTDYAVEDASYLALRDLTVGYSLSKDLARKIRVSNVRFYLSGQNLLYWWSDDYRGINPEARKTSGSNYASPLVDGYQRGAFPIQRVYSAGIDISF
- a CDS encoding FadR/GntR family transcriptional regulator; amino-acid sequence: MELLENFKAIEVETPVDKIIRQIRELIITGYLRPGDKLPSERKLSEKLGVGRTYIRDAIKKLEFVGILNTLPQSGVVVNGVDIAAMEGLLSNIMKIEKPDFFSLVETRVMMEKFAVQQAAVRRTDEDIAAIQEALDKYNVRVDRGLPAENEDFIFHLRVAEASHNSVIKTMLLIILPDILKIYIAEKVCDKERKAKRVMQHEGILQAIIDGDGDLAEKHMIDHLHDVLEFSKK